Proteins from a single region of Lates calcarifer isolate ASB-BC8 linkage group LG19, TLL_Latcal_v3, whole genome shotgun sequence:
- the LOC108896410 gene encoding M1-specific T cell receptor beta chain, giving the protein MDIIKHGLSSLLLFLLWNKGLIDGSDVNQTPILWRKQGDNATIHCNHTKGTYYNQMYWYRQLPGETMKQIVFTTTATPNHDFGDFSKDKFSATKPDAETGTFTVKNVEPGDKGLYFCAVSEHSDTDTCLIDGSDVNQTPILWRKQGDDATIHCNHTKSVEYNQMYWYRQLPGETMKLIVFTTTVKPDHDFGDFSKDKFSATKPDVETGTFTVKNLVPEDKGLYFCAVSEHSDTDTCES; this is encoded by the exons ATGGACATTATCAAACATGGTCTCTCCAGCTTGTTACTATTTCTGCTCTGGAACAAAG GTCTTATTGATGGGAGTGATGTCAACCAGACACCCATACTGTGGAGAAAACAGGGTGACAATGCAACAATACACTGCAACCACACTAAGGGCACCTACTACAACCAGATGTACTGGTACAGACAGCTGCCAGGAGAAACAATGAAGCAAATTGTGTTCACAACAACAGCCACACCAAATCACGACTTTGGAGATTTCAGCAAAGACAAATTTTCAGCCACTAAGCCTGATGCTGAGACTGGAACATTCACAGTGAAGAATGTGGAGCCTGGAGATAAAggcttgtatttctgtgctgtaagtgaacacagtgatacagacaCAT GTCTTATTGATGGGAGTGATGTCAACCAGACACCCATACTGTGGAGAAAACAGGGTGACGATGCAACAATACACTGCAACCACACCAAGAGTGTTGAGTACAACCAGATGTACTGGTACAGACAGCTGCCTGGAGAGACAATGAAACTAATTGTGttcacaacaacagtcaaacCAGACCATGACTTTGGAGATTTCAGCAAAGACAAATTCTCAGCCACTAAGCCTGATGTTGAGACCGGGACATTCACAGTGAAGAATCTGGTGCCAGAGGATAAAggcttgtatttctgtgctgtaagtgaacacagtgatacagacaCATGTGAGAGCTGA